In Streptomyces sp. NBC_00091, the following proteins share a genomic window:
- a CDS encoding Lrp/AsnC family transcriptional regulator, translating to MDTVDRQLIQALRENGRASYAELGRLVGLSGPSVTDRINRLETAGVITGYRATVNAASLGLGVTALIGLSMSDAADHEDVARRLRDLAEIEDCWFIAGDDSFMLKVRANDVDGLEKIIRKLSGTKGVSRTRTTIVLSTKWENRVGELPEEA from the coding sequence ATGGACACGGTGGACAGGCAGCTCATCCAGGCACTTCGCGAGAACGGTCGTGCCTCGTACGCGGAGCTGGGCCGTCTCGTGGGCCTCTCCGGCCCCAGCGTCACCGACCGCATCAACCGTCTGGAGACGGCCGGCGTCATCACCGGCTACCGCGCGACCGTGAACGCGGCCTCGCTCGGCCTCGGCGTCACCGCGCTGATCGGGCTCTCCATGTCCGACGCCGCCGACCACGAGGACGTCGCCCGGCGGCTGCGCGACCTCGCCGAGATCGAGGACTGCTGGTTCATCGCCGGCGACGACTCCTTCATGCTGAAGGTCCGCGCCAACGACGTGGACGGCCTGGAGAAGATCATCCGCAAGCTCTCCGGTACCAAGGGCGTCTCCCGCACCCGTACCACGATCGTGCTCTCCACCAAGTGGGAGAACCGGGTCGGCGAGCTGCCCGAGGAGGCCTGA
- the mqnE gene encoding aminofutalosine synthase MqnE: protein MDAGLKRELEEKVRSGERLTREDGIALYESDDLAWLGGLAHEVRTRKNGDVVHFNVNRHLNMTNVCTASCAYCSFQRKPGEKDAYTMRIEEAVRLAKAMENENLTELHIVNGLHPSLPWRYYPRSLSALKEALPNVSLKAFTATEIHHFETISGMSASDILDELIEAGLESLTGGGAEIFDWEVRQHIVDHRTHWEDWSRIHRLAHEKGLKTPSTMLYGHIEEPRHRVDHVLRLRELQDETGGFQVFIPLRYQHDFVDMKDGKVRNTLQARTTMATGAEALKTFAVSRLLFDNVPHVKVFWVMHGVQTAQLALQHGADDMDGSVVEYKITHDADDYGTPNKLGREDLLELIREAGFRPVERNTRYEIIREYPGPDAALRETPQAMRV, encoded by the coding sequence ATGGACGCGGGGCTCAAGCGCGAGCTGGAGGAGAAGGTCCGCTCCGGCGAGCGGCTGACGCGTGAGGACGGCATCGCCCTCTACGAGTCGGACGACCTGGCCTGGCTGGGCGGTCTCGCCCACGAGGTGCGTACGCGCAAGAACGGTGACGTCGTCCACTTCAACGTCAACCGCCACCTCAACATGACGAACGTGTGCACCGCCTCCTGCGCGTACTGCTCGTTCCAGCGCAAGCCGGGCGAGAAGGACGCGTACACGATGCGCATCGAGGAAGCCGTCCGCCTGGCCAAGGCCATGGAGAACGAGAACCTCACCGAGCTGCACATCGTCAACGGCCTGCACCCCTCCCTCCCGTGGCGGTACTACCCGCGCTCGCTGTCCGCCCTCAAGGAGGCCCTGCCGAACGTCTCGCTGAAGGCGTTCACGGCCACCGAGATCCACCACTTCGAGACGATCTCGGGCATGTCGGCCTCCGACATCCTCGACGAGCTGATCGAGGCCGGCCTGGAGTCGCTCACCGGCGGCGGCGCGGAGATCTTCGACTGGGAGGTCCGCCAGCACATCGTGGACCACCGCACCCACTGGGAAGACTGGTCGCGCATCCACCGCCTGGCGCACGAGAAGGGCCTCAAGACCCCGAGCACCATGCTCTACGGGCACATCGAGGAGCCCCGCCACCGCGTGGACCACGTGCTGCGGCTGCGCGAGCTCCAGGACGAGACCGGCGGTTTCCAGGTCTTCATCCCGCTGCGCTACCAGCACGACTTCGTGGACATGAAGGACGGCAAGGTCCGCAACACGCTCCAGGCGCGGACGACGATGGCCACGGGCGCGGAGGCGCTGAAGACCTTCGCGGTCTCCCGTCTCCTCTTCGACAACGTGCCGCACGTCAAGGTCTTCTGGGTGATGCACGGCGTGCAGACCGCCCAGCTCGCGCTCCAGCACGGCGCCGACGACATGGACGGCTCGGTGGTCGAGTACAAGATCACGCACGACGCCGACGACTACGGCACCCCGAACAAGCTGGGCCGCGAAGACCTCCTGGAGCTCATCCGCGAGGCGGGCTTCCGCCCGGTCGAGCGCAACACGCGCTACGAGATCATCCGCGAGTACCCCGGCCCGGACGCCGCCCTGCGCGAGACCCCGCAGGCGATGCGCGTCTGA
- a CDS encoding GNAT family N-acetyltransferase, translating to MTLTYTFDPAVDPALRDGIAQLWAEVTNAGGAVGFVPPVTLDDIRPALVKHLVALAEGRHRLLVGHDAGGAVAAVAFLAFEPHPLRKHWVWAYTVMVSPALQGRGAGRELMAALSDAARSLEGIEAIRLECRGGMGLERFYEACGYKEVGRVPDAIRVAPGDDRDDITMLLPLL from the coding sequence ATGACCCTTACTTACACCTTCGATCCGGCCGTCGACCCCGCCCTGCGCGACGGCATCGCGCAGCTGTGGGCCGAGGTCACCAACGCCGGCGGCGCGGTCGGCTTCGTCCCGCCCGTCACCCTCGACGACATCCGGCCCGCGCTGGTCAAGCACCTCGTCGCGCTGGCCGAGGGCCGCCACCGGCTGCTGGTCGGGCACGACGCCGGGGGAGCGGTCGCGGCCGTCGCCTTCCTCGCCTTCGAGCCGCACCCGTTGCGCAAGCACTGGGTCTGGGCGTACACGGTCATGGTCAGCCCCGCCCTCCAGGGCCGCGGCGCCGGGCGGGAGCTGATGGCCGCCCTCTCCGACGCGGCGCGCTCGCTGGAGGGGATCGAGGCCATCCGCCTGGAGTGCCGGGGCGGCATGGGGCTGGAGCGCTTCTACGAGGCGTGCGGCTACAAGGAGGTCGGCCGCGTCCCCGACGCCATCCGCGTGGCCCCCGGCGACGACCGCGACGACATCACGATGCTGCTGCCGCTGCTCTGA
- a CDS encoding DUF4229 domain-containing protein, whose product MSLKPSATIRYTAMRLGIFVGCLVLVALLVNLGWVPAGLGDANFAWVVLLALVISAPLSFVLLRKQREEMSAQISGRVADAKQKLAANRSQEDAADDAARA is encoded by the coding sequence GTGTCCCTCAAACCGAGCGCGACGATCCGCTACACCGCGATGCGTCTGGGCATCTTCGTCGGATGTCTGGTCCTCGTGGCCCTCCTGGTCAACCTGGGCTGGGTGCCCGCCGGGCTGGGCGACGCCAACTTCGCCTGGGTCGTGCTGCTCGCGCTGGTGATCTCCGCGCCGCTGTCCTTCGTCCTGCTGCGCAAGCAGCGCGAGGAGATGTCCGCGCAGATCTCCGGACGCGTCGCGGATGCGAAGCAGAAGCTCGCCGCGAACCGCAGCCAGGAGGACGCGGCCGACGACGCCGCGCGAGCCTGA
- a CDS encoding dicarboxylate/amino acid:cation symporter, which translates to MSTSASPQAQAPAKASPKFPFWAQIVAGLALGVLFGWLARSQDVSWLKTTLEQVGDIFVQLLKLAVAPLVFFAILVSITNLRKVNNAARLASRTLLWFMITSLISVGIGLAIGLLTDPGAGTGLTPADGKEPKRHGSWIDFLTGIVPKDIVTPFTELNVLQIVFLAAVAGIAALQLGSKAQPVLNLAESVLELLQKALWWVIRLAPIGTVGLIGTAIASYGWELIGKYATFTADVYIGSALVMFGVYPLLLATAAKVNPVHFFKGAWPAIQLAFVSRSSVGTMPVTQKVTERLGVPKEYASFAVPFGATTKMDGCAAIYPALAAIFIANIFDVQLGIKEYLLIAFVSVVGSAATAGLTGATVMLTLTLSTLGLPLAGVGLLMAIDPILDMMRTATNVAGQAVVPVIVAARENILDKEAYAAASSSPLDEPAAEPVKVAVAA; encoded by the coding sequence GTGTCCACGTCCGCGTCCCCGCAGGCCCAGGCTCCCGCCAAGGCCTCGCCCAAGTTCCCCTTCTGGGCCCAGATAGTCGCCGGCCTCGCGCTCGGCGTCCTCTTCGGCTGGCTCGCCCGCAGCCAGGACGTCAGCTGGCTGAAGACCACCCTCGAGCAGGTCGGCGACATCTTCGTCCAGCTGCTCAAGCTGGCCGTCGCCCCGCTCGTCTTCTTCGCGATCCTGGTGTCCATCACCAACCTCCGGAAGGTGAACAACGCCGCGCGGCTCGCCTCCCGCACGCTGCTCTGGTTCATGATCACCTCGCTGATCTCGGTGGGCATCGGCCTCGCGATCGGCCTGCTGACCGACCCGGGCGCCGGCACCGGCCTCACCCCGGCCGACGGCAAGGAGCCCAAGCGGCACGGCTCCTGGATCGACTTCCTGACCGGCATCGTGCCGAAGGACATCGTCACGCCGTTCACCGAGCTGAACGTCCTCCAGATCGTCTTCCTGGCCGCCGTCGCCGGTATCGCCGCCCTCCAGCTCGGCAGCAAGGCCCAGCCCGTCCTGAACCTCGCCGAGTCCGTCCTGGAACTCCTCCAGAAGGCCCTGTGGTGGGTCATCCGCCTCGCCCCGATCGGCACCGTCGGCCTCATCGGCACCGCCATCGCCAGCTACGGCTGGGAACTGATCGGCAAGTACGCCACCTTCACCGCCGACGTCTACATCGGCTCGGCGCTCGTCATGTTCGGCGTGTACCCGCTGCTGCTCGCCACGGCCGCCAAGGTCAACCCGGTCCACTTCTTCAAGGGCGCCTGGCCCGCGATCCAGCTGGCCTTCGTCTCCCGCTCCTCGGTCGGCACCATGCCGGTCACCCAGAAGGTCACCGAGCGCCTCGGCGTCCCGAAGGAGTACGCCTCCTTCGCCGTCCCCTTCGGCGCCACGACCAAGATGGACGGCTGCGCCGCGATCTACCCGGCGCTCGCCGCGATCTTCATCGCGAACATCTTCGACGTGCAGCTGGGCATCAAGGAGTACCTGCTCATCGCCTTCGTCTCGGTCGTCGGCTCCGCCGCCACCGCCGGCCTGACCGGCGCGACCGTGATGCTGACGCTGACCCTCTCCACGCTGGGCCTGCCGCTGGCCGGCGTCGGCCTGCTGATGGCGATCGACCCGATCCTGGACATGATGAGGACGGCCACGAACGTCGCAGGTCAGGCCGTCGTCCCGGTCATCGTCGCCGCCCGCGAGAACATCCTGGACAAGGAGGCCTACGCCGCCGCCTCGTCCTCCCCGCTGGACGAGCCGGCCGCAGAGCCGGTGAAGGTGGCCGTCGCCGCCTGA
- a CDS encoding creatininase family protein, translating to MHSGYSVFAGTMADLTYPQVEEAAAAGACVLLPTGVIEQHGPHLPLGTDAYGAYQLSRMVKDELDRRQVPALIAPPVFWGVNQVSGGFAGTFRTRPETAAALHFDILESLATDGFQHIFVINHQGDIAHNRMLLDVVTRRHEAGSTGVVLIEPDFIADRLGEETKTPALATFAMQPLFEGLELSGELGVHAEEIESALMMRWFPELVDHDAMSRLRPTGLGPADLAEWRKGGEHARRVTPQGYFGAPSPRDPFLWRFHQRMAHAMADAVTASLA from the coding sequence ATGCACAGCGGATACTCGGTCTTCGCCGGGACCATGGCCGACCTCACCTACCCGCAGGTGGAGGAGGCGGCGGCAGCGGGCGCGTGCGTCCTGCTGCCCACGGGCGTCATCGAACAGCACGGCCCCCACCTGCCCCTGGGCACCGACGCCTACGGCGCCTACCAGCTGTCCCGGATGGTGAAGGACGAGCTCGACCGGCGCCAGGTGCCGGCGCTGATCGCCCCGCCCGTCTTCTGGGGCGTCAACCAGGTGTCCGGCGGCTTCGCCGGCACCTTCCGCACGCGCCCCGAGACCGCGGCCGCGCTGCACTTCGACATCCTGGAATCCCTCGCCACGGACGGGTTCCAGCACATCTTCGTGATCAACCACCAGGGCGACATCGCCCACAACCGGATGCTGCTCGACGTCGTGACGCGCCGGCACGAGGCGGGCAGCACGGGCGTCGTCCTCATCGAGCCGGACTTCATCGCCGACCGCCTGGGCGAGGAGACGAAGACCCCCGCCCTGGCCACCTTCGCCATGCAGCCGCTCTTCGAGGGCCTGGAACTGAGCGGTGAACTCGGTGTCCACGCCGAGGAGATCGAGAGCGCGCTGATGATGCGCTGGTTCCCCGAACTGGTCGACCACGACGCCATGTCCCGGCTCCGCCCGACCGGCCTGGGCCCGGCCGACCTGGCCGAATGGCGCAAGGGAGGCGAACACGCCCGCAGGGTCACCCCCCAGGGCTACTTCGGCGCCCCCAGCCCCCGCGACCCCTTCCTGTGGCGCTTCCACCAGCGCATGGCCCACGCCATGGCCGACGCCGTGACCGCCTCCCTCGCGTAG
- a CDS encoding WD40 repeat domain-containing serine/threonine protein kinase yields MQPGEQLVGRYRLDARLGQGGIGEVWQAYDVELGRAVAVKVLLEFDASEELLRRFRREAAIGARLRHPGITVVHDIGQHEDRLFIVMELLEGQDLAHLLARSAGDGGLPPAEALGLALQATEALAAAHEQKVVHRDLKPANLFLLTDGRLKICDFGIARTADATGGLTATGRVFGTPAYMAPEQWRGEHVDARCDLYALGCVLYALLTGAPPFADNETPWVLMRRHLEEAPPALDAVRADVPAPLAELVAALLAKDPAARPDAPTTAECLRGLLRNPAAPAPTTDLTPQIGPRRRNLLLGGLAALAAASGGTYAALRLSGGDGDSPGAGGVRLGYVLTGHTGSVESVSFSPDGRTLASGSSDRSIRLWDVPTRVGSSPFLDHDRSVTCLAFSPDGKTLAAGGDSSVRLSDVPGRRGLGALSGLTGTVRSVAFSPDGKTLASGSDESQTIRLWDLGALTTTAILTGHTKPVASLAFSPDGRTLASGSGDSTVRLWDVASRSTTAELTGHTEPVASVAFSPDGKTLASASGDKTIRLWDVATRTSAKADTLTGHNGPVLSVAFSPDGKTLASGGGRTVRLWDVRTRTHTATLNGHTSAVGSVAFSPNGKTLASASDDGTVRVWKLS; encoded by the coding sequence ATGCAGCCGGGGGAGCAGCTGGTCGGGCGGTACCGGCTGGACGCGCGGCTCGGGCAGGGCGGGATCGGCGAGGTGTGGCAGGCGTACGACGTCGAGCTGGGCCGGGCCGTCGCCGTGAAGGTGCTGCTGGAGTTCGACGCGTCGGAGGAGCTGCTGCGCCGGTTCCGGCGCGAGGCGGCCATCGGGGCGCGGCTGCGGCATCCCGGGATCACGGTCGTCCACGACATCGGGCAGCACGAGGACCGGCTGTTCATCGTGATGGAGCTGCTGGAGGGGCAGGACCTCGCCCATCTGCTGGCCCGCTCGGCGGGCGATGGCGGGTTGCCGCCGGCCGAGGCGCTCGGTCTGGCGCTCCAGGCGACGGAGGCGCTGGCGGCCGCGCACGAGCAGAAGGTGGTGCACCGGGACCTCAAGCCCGCGAACCTCTTCCTCCTCACCGACGGCCGCCTGAAGATCTGCGACTTCGGCATCGCCCGCACCGCCGACGCGACGGGCGGGCTGACCGCCACCGGCCGGGTGTTCGGTACGCCGGCCTACATGGCGCCCGAGCAGTGGCGCGGTGAGCACGTCGACGCGCGCTGCGATCTGTACGCCCTCGGGTGCGTGCTGTACGCGCTGCTGACCGGCGCGCCGCCATTCGCGGACAACGAGACGCCGTGGGTGCTGATGCGCCGGCACCTGGAGGAGGCTCCGCCGGCGCTGGACGCCGTACGGGCGGACGTGCCGGCCCCGCTCGCGGAACTGGTCGCCGCCCTGCTGGCGAAGGACCCGGCCGCGCGGCCGGACGCACCCACCACGGCCGAGTGCCTGCGCGGGCTGCTGCGGAACCCGGCCGCGCCCGCTCCCACCACCGACCTCACGCCCCAGATCGGGCCGCGCCGCCGGAACCTCCTCCTCGGCGGGCTCGCGGCGCTGGCGGCGGCTTCGGGCGGGACGTACGCGGCGCTGCGGCTGTCCGGCGGCGACGGCGACAGCCCCGGCGCGGGCGGCGTCCGCCTGGGGTACGTCCTCACCGGCCACACCGGCTCCGTGGAGTCGGTGTCGTTCAGCCCTGACGGCCGCACCCTGGCCAGCGGCAGCAGCGACCGCAGCATCCGGCTGTGGGACGTACCCACCCGTGTCGGTTCCTCCCCCTTCCTCGACCACGACAGATCCGTGACGTGCCTGGCCTTCAGCCCCGACGGCAAAACCCTCGCCGCCGGCGGCGACAGCTCCGTCCGCCTGTCCGACGTCCCCGGACGCCGCGGCCTGGGCGCCCTGTCGGGCCTCACGGGCACGGTGCGCTCGGTGGCGTTCAGCCCGGACGGGAAGACCCTCGCCAGCGGGAGCGACGAAAGCCAGACCATCCGTCTCTGGGACCTCGGCGCCCTCACCACCACCGCGATCCTCACCGGCCACACCAAGCCCGTGGCCTCGCTGGCGTTCAGCCCGGACGGCAGGACCCTCGCCAGCGGCAGCGGTGACAGCACCGTCCGCCTCTGGGACGTCGCCAGCCGCTCCACCACTGCCGAACTCACCGGCCACACCGAGCCCGTGGCCTCAGTGGCGTTCAGCCCCGACGGCAAAACCCTGGCCAGTGCGAGCGGCGACAAAACCATCCGCCTCTGGGACGTGGCCACGCGCACCAGCGCCAAGGCCGACACCCTCACCGGCCACAACGGCCCCGTCCTGTCGGTGGCGTTCAGCCCGGACGGCAAGACCCTCGCCAGCGGGGGCGGCCGTACCGTCCGGCTGTGGGACGTCCGTACCCGCACCCACACCGCGACCCTCAACGGGCACACCAGCGCCGTGGGTTCGGTGGCGTTCAGCCCGAACGGCAAGACCCTCGCCAGTGCGAGCGACGACGGCACGGTCCGGGTGTGGAAGCTGTCCTGA
- a CDS encoding DUF397 domain-containing protein, which produces MHVPHPDGFSGSRGREQQKLGATIHVRDSKDTALPHLAFTPSVWTGFLATQ; this is translated from the coding sequence TTGCACGTCCCTCACCCTGACGGATTCAGCGGGTCGAGGGGGCGGGAACAGCAAAAGCTGGGCGCCACGATCCACGTCCGCGACTCCAAGGACACCGCGCTCCCCCACCTCGCCTTCACCCCCTCGGTATGGACGGGCTTCCTTGCTACACAATGA
- a CDS encoding DUF6879 family protein: MSQSLTDLSDLIGSVQEQAVHLEMRDGYGVGNEIDGFAAGKEGHRLDPDDRASWWRPWLDLAHEVTAKGVVIRKARIVSEPVSDYIAFEHSFTFANVAGGEQVRWFPRRNASDLALPGNDFWLSAGRLGQFNIIDGVGRWVYTDQTEEPAVAAHCAAAFEAVWERGIPHEKYAV; this comes from the coding sequence GTGTCGCAGAGTCTGACTGATCTCTCCGACCTCATCGGGTCGGTGCAGGAGCAGGCCGTGCATCTGGAGATGCGGGACGGGTACGGCGTCGGCAACGAGATCGACGGTTTCGCCGCCGGGAAGGAGGGTCACCGGCTTGACCCTGATGACCGTGCCTCATGGTGGCGTCCGTGGCTCGACCTCGCGCATGAGGTCACGGCCAAGGGAGTCGTCATCCGTAAGGCACGGATCGTGTCCGAGCCCGTCAGCGATTACATCGCCTTCGAGCATTCGTTCACCTTCGCCAACGTGGCCGGCGGGGAGCAGGTGCGTTGGTTTCCCCGACGCAACGCGTCGGACCTTGCTCTCCCCGGGAACGATTTCTGGTTATCCGCCGGTCGCCTAGGCCAGTTCAACATCATCGACGGCGTAGGCCGGTGGGTGTACACCGACCAGACCGAAGAGCCCGCCGTAGCCGCACACTGCGCGGCAGCGTTCGAAGCCGTGTGGGAGCGCGGAATCCCGCACGAGAAGTACGCCGTCTGA
- a CDS encoding helix-turn-helix transcriptional regulator, producing MPSSPLSSVEAARAAVAARLQGLMKDAGLTGQELAVRCGWHKAKSSRIARGITPPSDADIRAWCAACGFEDQAVDIIAASRNAQSMYVEWKQIHRDGMRHIHEKTVPLYQRTRSFRVYASNVMPGMLQTAGYATGLLKAITAFQGTPDDVADAVRARQARSRVVREGDHRFAILLEETVLYYRVTDDAAMGEQLEYLLTVMGQPNVSLGVIPARARRTVWPLEAFYAFDDQQVAVETLTAEINLTTPGEIHTYLRAFSELSQAAVRGTPARDLIAKAITALE from the coding sequence ATGCCTTCCTCTCCCCTCTCCAGCGTCGAAGCAGCACGGGCCGCCGTAGCAGCCCGTCTCCAAGGGCTCATGAAGGACGCGGGGCTTACAGGGCAGGAGCTGGCCGTGCGGTGCGGCTGGCACAAAGCCAAGTCGTCCCGTATCGCCCGAGGCATCACCCCGCCCTCCGACGCGGACATCCGGGCATGGTGCGCAGCCTGCGGCTTCGAGGATCAGGCTGTCGACATCATCGCGGCCTCCCGAAACGCACAATCCATGTACGTCGAGTGGAAGCAGATCCACCGCGACGGGATGCGCCACATCCACGAGAAGACGGTTCCGCTCTACCAGCGGACCCGTTCATTTCGCGTGTACGCGTCGAACGTCATGCCGGGGATGCTCCAGACCGCCGGATACGCCACAGGGCTACTCAAGGCCATCACAGCCTTCCAGGGCACCCCCGATGATGTTGCCGACGCCGTACGGGCCAGGCAGGCCCGATCCCGGGTCGTCAGGGAGGGGGACCACCGCTTCGCGATCCTCCTTGAAGAGACGGTTCTCTACTACCGCGTCACTGACGATGCGGCCATGGGGGAGCAGCTGGAGTACCTGCTCACGGTCATGGGTCAGCCGAACGTGTCCCTTGGTGTCATCCCCGCCAGGGCCCGGCGGACCGTATGGCCGCTCGAAGCCTTCTATGCCTTCGATGACCAACAAGTAGCGGTCGAGACCCTCACTGCTGAGATCAACCTGACCACGCCGGGAGAGATCCACACGTACCTCCGGGCCTTCTCGGAGCTGTCTCAGGCAGCCGTGCGTGGAACGCCGGCTCGTGACCTAATCGCCAAGGCCATCACCGCACTTGAGTGA
- a CDS encoding helix-turn-helix domain-containing protein, producing the protein MRHTDHYTVVGNHLAQHRALSLVAIGLALHIQSLPTGARVGIKVLTDRFPEGEVRIASALRELEAYGYLERSRVRTESGKLLTRTVSYNRPRGPVPPPEEPPPPPVDRAPVPEPEPAPVPVPEPAPVPVAPPAPVAAPAPPPEAAAAVDLLARLREDDPRLLLAERDVRQLAPGVAAWLERGAEPQAVRHVLTGDLPADLRRPAALIGYRLREGIPPRMPAPAPAPQARRPDPMQNCDGCDRAFRAPAPGRCRECPPESPLAA; encoded by the coding sequence GTGCGGCACACCGATCACTACACCGTGGTGGGCAACCACCTCGCCCAGCACCGCGCACTGTCGCTGGTGGCGATCGGGCTCGCGCTGCACATCCAGTCGCTGCCCACCGGTGCCCGCGTCGGCATCAAGGTGCTGACCGACCGGTTCCCGGAGGGGGAGGTGCGGATCGCCTCCGCCCTACGGGAGTTGGAGGCGTACGGGTACCTGGAGCGCAGCCGCGTACGGACCGAGAGCGGGAAGCTGCTGACCCGGACGGTGTCCTACAACCGGCCGCGCGGTCCCGTCCCGCCGCCGGAGGAGCCGCCGCCTCCGCCGGTGGACCGGGCGCCTGTACCGGAGCCGGAGCCCGCGCCCGTGCCCGTACCGGAGCCCGCTCCGGTGCCGGTGGCGCCGCCCGCGCCCGTGGCCGCGCCCGCCCCGCCGCCGGAGGCAGCGGCGGCCGTCGATCTGCTCGCCCGGCTGCGGGAGGACGACCCCCGGCTGCTGCTCGCCGAGCGGGACGTACGGCAGCTCGCGCCCGGGGTGGCGGCCTGGCTGGAGCGCGGGGCCGAACCGCAGGCGGTGCGGCACGTGTTGACCGGGGACCTGCCCGCCGATCTGCGGCGCCCCGCCGCCCTGATCGGATACCGCCTCAGGGAGGGGATCCCGCCGCGCATGCCCGCACCGGCGCCCGCCCCGCAGGCCCGGCGGCCCGACCCCATGCAGAACTGCGACGGGTGCGACCGCGCCTTCCGCGCCCCCGCCCCCGGCCGCTGCCGGGAGTGCCCGCCCGAATCGCCCCTCGCCGCCTAG
- a CDS encoding IS4 family transposase, producing the protein MTVRLVDRIGLGDLTEVFPPELLDAVLAKSQNRKVRVRLLPPRLMVYFVLARALFSGEPYREVLRTLAEAVRREDGWGAWRVPDKAAVFRARQNLGVEVLRELLLHAGAAVADERTPGAFWRGLRLMAIDGTTLQAADTEANETGLGRLRTKAGKGPTGYPLARVMVLVESGTHVVCDAVVDSYRVKERVLAEQLSGSLRPGMLVLADRGLPGAHLWQHLAATGADLLWRIPGIWKLPVEDVLADGSWISTVRGGRGRSVRPPQDIRVRVIEYSLDLPGRDQAERYRLITTLMDPTAAPAAELAALYGERWEVENTLAELKTTQIGTRTVMPSKSPDLVFQEIYAHLVLYTGLRVLMHRAAVNRSEPLDPDRLSFAAALRAARRSITSLNRDFPPSAPDHGGP; encoded by the coding sequence ATGACCGTTCGGCTGGTGGACCGGATCGGGCTGGGAGACCTGACAGAGGTGTTCCCGCCGGAGCTGTTGGACGCGGTGCTGGCGAAGTCCCAGAACCGTAAGGTGCGAGTGCGGCTGCTGCCGCCGAGACTTATGGTGTACTTCGTGCTCGCGCGGGCGTTGTTCTCCGGCGAGCCGTACCGGGAGGTCCTGCGGACGCTGGCCGAGGCGGTCCGGCGCGAGGACGGGTGGGGCGCCTGGCGGGTTCCGGACAAGGCAGCGGTCTTCCGCGCCCGTCAGAACCTTGGGGTGGAGGTGCTGCGGGAACTGCTGCTTCATGCCGGGGCGGCAGTGGCCGACGAGCGGACGCCAGGTGCGTTCTGGCGGGGCTTGCGGTTGATGGCGATCGACGGCACGACGCTGCAGGCCGCCGACACCGAGGCCAACGAGACCGGGCTGGGACGGCTGCGGACCAAGGCCGGGAAGGGACCCACCGGATATCCGCTGGCCCGGGTCATGGTCCTGGTCGAGTCCGGCACCCACGTGGTCTGCGACGCGGTGGTCGACTCCTACCGGGTCAAGGAACGGGTTCTGGCCGAGCAGCTCTCCGGCTCGCTGCGGCCGGGGATGCTGGTCCTGGCCGACCGCGGCCTGCCTGGAGCTCATCTGTGGCAGCACCTGGCCGCCACCGGCGCCGACTTGCTGTGGCGGATCCCCGGCATCTGGAAACTGCCCGTCGAGGATGTCCTCGCGGACGGCTCGTGGATCTCCACAGTCCGCGGCGGGAGGGGCCGCAGCGTCCGCCCGCCCCAGGACATCCGGGTCCGCGTGATCGAGTACAGCCTCGATCTTCCCGGCCGTGACCAGGCCGAACGCTACCGGCTCATCACCACCCTCATGGACCCCACTGCGGCGCCGGCCGCCGAACTCGCCGCCCTCTACGGCGAGCGATGGGAGGTGGAGAACACTCTCGCCGAACTGAAGACGACACAGATCGGCACCCGCACCGTCATGCCGAGCAAGAGCCCGGACCTGGTGTTCCAGGAGATCTACGCGCACCTGGTCCTCTACACAGGCCTGAGAGTCCTGATGCACAGAGCAGCGGTGAACCGCAGCGAACCCCTTGATCCGGACCGGCTTTCCTTCGCCGCGGCCCTGCGGGCAGCCCGCCGGAGCATCACCTCGCTGAACAGGGATTTTCCCCCCTCAGCACCTGACCACGGTGGCCCGTGA